Proteins encoded within one genomic window of Brenneria nigrifluens DSM 30175 = ATCC 13028:
- the ygfZ gene encoding tRNA-modifying protein YgfZ: MAPQPAFASQPPFASAQLPATLISLDDWALVALSGPDTVKYLQGQVTADVDALPADQHVLCAHCDAKGKMWSGLRLFQRGEGFAFIERRNLRDTQLNELKKYAVFSKTTIAADDDVILLGAAGAQIRERLQPIFAVLPDAGHPVVQHQGATLLHFSHPAERFLLVLDAEQCATLLQRLAGQTELNDSRQWLALDIESGVPIIDSENSAQFIPQAANLQALNGISFSKGCYAGQEMVARAKYRGANKRALYWLAGQASRVPEAGEDLELQLGENWRRTGTVLAACRLRDESVWVQAVLNNDLEAGSALRVRDDADGKLTIQPLPYVVEG, encoded by the coding sequence ATGGCTCCTCAACCCGCTTTCGCCTCACAACCACCGTTCGCCTCCGCCCAGTTACCCGCGACGCTGATTTCGCTTGATGACTGGGCGCTGGTCGCCTTGAGCGGCCCCGATACCGTCAAGTACCTTCAGGGACAGGTCACCGCCGATGTGGATGCGCTGCCCGCCGACCAGCATGTACTCTGCGCGCACTGCGACGCCAAGGGAAAAATGTGGAGCGGCCTGCGCCTGTTCCAGCGCGGGGAAGGTTTCGCCTTTATCGAACGGCGCAACCTGCGCGATACCCAACTCAACGAGCTGAAAAAATACGCCGTTTTTTCCAAAACCACGATAGCGGCAGACGACGATGTCATTCTGCTGGGTGCCGCCGGCGCGCAGATCCGCGAACGCCTGCAGCCGATTTTCGCTGTTCTGCCGGACGCCGGGCATCCGGTGGTTCAACATCAGGGCGCCACCCTGCTCCATTTTTCGCACCCGGCGGAGCGTTTCCTGCTGGTGCTGGACGCGGAACAATGCGCAACGCTGCTGCAACGTCTGGCAGGCCAGACCGAACTAAATGATAGCCGCCAATGGCTGGCCTTGGATATTGAATCTGGTGTGCCGATCATTGACAGCGAAAACAGCGCGCAGTTCATCCCGCAAGCGGCTAATTTACAGGCATTAAATGGGATAAGCTTCAGCAAGGGATGCTACGCAGGGCAGGAAATGGTCGCCCGCGCCAAGTACCGGGGCGCCAACAAGCGGGCGCTCTACTGGCTGGCCGGACAGGCAAGCCGGGTTCCCGAAGCCGGGGAGGATCTTGAATTACAGCTGGGGGAAAACTGGCGCCGCACCGGCACCGTGCTGGCGGCCTGCCGCTTGCGGGATGAAAGCGTCTGGGTGCAGGCGGTGCTGAACAACGATCTGGAGGCCGGCAGCGCCCTGCGCGTGCGCGACGATGCCGACGGCAAACTGACGATCCAGCCACTGCCTTATGTTGTTGAAGGCTGA
- a CDS encoding DUF4160 domain-containing protein: MPVILRFRGFTFFFYSNEGNPQEPAHIHVRNSEAEAKFWLTPEVKLARNDGFNARVLKELSEIIDTNKASFLEAWSDYFS, from the coding sequence ATGCCTGTGATACTGAGATTCAGAGGTTTTACGTTTTTCTTCTACTCGAATGAGGGCAATCCTCAGGAACCAGCGCATATTCATGTAAGGAACTCAGAAGCCGAGGCCAAATTCTGGCTAACGCCAGAGGTTAAACTTGCTCGAAATGACGGGTTTAATGCCCGGGTATTGAAGGAGCTATCTGAGATTATTGATACTAATAAAGCGTCATTTCTGGAGGCCTGGAGTGACTATTTCAGCTAA
- a CDS encoding DUF2442 domain-containing protein, protein MTISAKKIHFDEFNMWVELSDARTLGVPLAWFPRLLHATEAERNSYELSPRGIHWDKLDEDISVEGLLDGRGDVTHRPHSAA, encoded by the coding sequence GTGACTATTTCAGCTAAGAAGATTCATTTCGATGAATTTAATATGTGGGTAGAGCTTAGTGATGCCCGAACCCTTGGCGTACCGTTAGCCTGGTTTCCCCGGTTGTTGCATGCAACGGAAGCGGAGCGGAATAGCTATGAGTTGAGTCCTCGTGGAATCCACTGGGACAAGCTTGACGAAGACATTTCCGTTGAAGGTTTGCTGGATGGCCGTGGCGATGTGACCCACCGCCCTCATAGTGCAGCTTAA